A genomic segment from Pyrodictium occultum encodes:
- a CDS encoding DUF2286 domain-containing protein has protein sequence MKILVIRSDEGKLTRSDVVEGDFNTVAKDIVRKALEEWHPSESDLTALRTKFELRYKLPIDPDLYDKLVELNLELMREGNELVVNLPVLTISFDNAWLEDAYLDRRMYVISYYLDEAAKRQLEEYAIEATKEPKKMGGEAQLSLGEEEIKRLEEGLEELEERPKKRRRSRKR, from the coding sequence GTGAAAATCCTAGTAATAAGATCCGATGAGGGCAAGCTAACCCGCTCAGACGTAGTCGAAGGCGATTTTAATACAGTAGCGAAGGACATAGTAAGGAAAGCCCTGGAGGAGTGGCACCCTAGCGAAAGCGATCTAACAGCCCTACGGACCAAGTTTGAGCTAAGATACAAGCTCCCAATAGACCCCGACCTCTATGATAAGCTGGTAGAACTCAACCTAGAACTCATGAGGGAAGGTAACGAGCTTGTAGTTAATCTACCGGTACTGACCATAAGCTTCGATAATGCATGGCTCGAGGACGCATACCTTGACAGACGCATGTATGTGATATCCTACTACCTTGACGAGGCGGCAAAACGACAGCTAGAGGAGTACGCCATAGAGGCAACAAAAGAGCCCAAGAAGATGGGCGGGGAGGCACAGCTATCGCTTGGCGAAGAGGAGATCAAGCGACTCGAGGAAGGCTTGGAAGAGCTAGAGGAGAGGCCTAAGAAGAGGCGTAGAAGCCGGAAAAGATAG